In Zingiber officinale cultivar Zhangliang chromosome 11B, Zo_v1.1, whole genome shotgun sequence, a single window of DNA contains:
- the LOC122033795 gene encoding trigger factor-like, with translation MHDGCCFDGVIFHHFRLHKLLAAIGLLNISDDDDDNDYDDDDDDDNDEDNDYDDDDDDDNDEDNDDDDDEDNEDDYFDLVIDDDYHAYFDRRSGLASAAAVEGLKMVTTEEPNSCSICLEGMGLAAPVLAMPCSHLFHPECLKKWLERSCSCPLCRFSLPQEH, from the coding sequence ATGCATGATGGATGTTGTTTCGATGGAGTTATCTTCCACCATTTTCGTCTGCACAAATTATTGGCCGCCATTGGCCTCCTGAACATCAGTGACGACGATGACGACAACGATTatgatgatgacgatgatgatgacAATGATGAAGACAACGATTatgatgatgacgatgatgatgacAATGATGAAGACAATGATGACGACGATGATGAGGACAATGAGGATGACTACTTCGACTTAGTCATCGACGATGACTACCACGCCTACTTCGACAGACGTTCGGGGCTAGCATCTGCAGCGGCAGTGGAGGGCCTTAAGATGGTCACTACCGAGGAACCGAACTCTTGTTCCATATGTCTGGAGGGCATGGGGCTGGCGGCTCCAGTGTTGGCGATGCCTTGCAGTCATCTCTTCCATCCGGAGTGTTTAAAGAAATGGTTGGAACGGAGCTGTTCATGCCCTCTCTGCCGCTTCTCACTTCCTCAAGAACACTAG
- the LOC122033794 gene encoding NEP1-interacting protein 1-like, with protein sequence MRPSPPTAAFPVEDIVPVDLPPWIAISGGVELRVMQQAWERETQVMLARVAANYVRCADLKLLAEAFRDYTSFAVRQLPMMSAVMTEIYSIIFVPNASSSSDDRNNVHFDRGSRPASTTAVEGLNMVTAEEPDSCSICLQDFGTTTRVLAMPCGHLFHAACLKKWLERSCSCPLCRFSLPQEE encoded by the exons ATGAGACCTTCACCTCCGACGGCTGCCTTCCCCGTCGAGGATATTGTTCCTGTCGATCTTCCGCCTTGGATAGCAATCTCAGGCGGCGTTGAACTGCGTGTGATG CAACAGGCATGGGAAAGGGAAACACAGGTGATGTTGGCTCGTGTGGCGGCCAATTACGTACGATGCGCTGACCTAAAACTTCTTGCGGAGGCATTTCGCGACTACACATCCTTCGCTGTCCGTCAGCTACCGATGATGAGTGCTGTTATGACGGAAATATATTCCATCATTTTCGTCCCCAACGCGTCTTCGAGT AGCGATGACCGCAACAACGTCCACTTCGACAGAGGTTCCAGGCCAGCATCTACAACGGCGGTGGAGGGCCTCAATATGGTCACCGCTGAGGAACCAGACTCTTGTTCCATATGCCTGCAGGATTTTGGGACTACGACTCGAGTGTTGGCGATGCCTTGCGGTCATCTCTTCCATGCGGCGTGTCTGAAGAAATGGCTGGAGCGGAGCTGTTCGTGCCCTCTCTGCCGCTTTTCGCTTCCTCAAGAAGAGTAG
- the LOC122033793 gene encoding probable E3 ubiquitin-protein ligase RHY1A, protein MDPANSRRINADASVSSREIPGWAADTAGVTLRIKARVVTRLLQPHQDIDPQFILHFCRQTLSSSSDHVTAERAHFTIPQPYCHISHRPTWEEQTEQMFFHVTANHVSPADLDLLAQAFRRYTYTVFDRFPITQLVSMEFFSIIEIPVTPSASTGRLRYLIPREANEYFFGGNEDIDFVQCSKGPRPASTAAVVELQMVTTMGEESSCSICLDDFKVMTQALAMPCGHSFHEGLKEWLRRRSSCPLCRFSLPTAE, encoded by the coding sequence atggATCCTGCCAACTCCAGGAGGATCAACGCAGACGCCTCCGTCTCATCGAGGGAGATTCCTGGCTGGGCGGCCGACACAGCCGGCGTCACTCTTCGCATTAAGGCGCGAGTGGTGACACGGCTCTTACAGCCTCATCAAGACATAGATCCCCAATTCATCTTGCACTTCTGCCGCCAGACGCTTTCTTCGTCTTCTGACCACGTCACTGCCGAGCGTGCCCATTTCACCATCCCCCAGCCCTACTGCCACATCAGCCATCGGCCCACCTGGGAGGAGCAGACAGAGCAAATGTTCTTCCATGTCACGGCAAATCACGTGAGCCCCGCCGACCTTGACCTTCTCGCTCAAGCTTTCCGAAGATACACCTACACGGTGTTCGACCGATTTCCAATCACGCAGTTGGTCTCTATGGAGTTCTTCTCCATCATTGAAATCCCCGTCACTCCTTCTGCTTCTACCGGCCGCCTTCGCTATTTGATTCCTCGAGAGGCCAATGAATATTTTTTCGGGGGCAACGAAGATATCGACTTCGTCCAGTGCAGCAAAGGGCCTAGGCCGGCGTCCACAGCAGCGGTGGTGGAGCTCCAGATGGTAACTACGATGGGAGAAGAAAGCTCGTGTTCCATCTGCCTCGACGATTTCAAGGTGATGACTCAGGCTCTGGCAATGCCTTGCGGCCATTCGTTTCACGAGGGGCTGAAGGAGTGGCTGCGACGGAGAAGTTCTTGCCCCCTCTGTAGATTCTCACTTCCCACCGCAGAGTAG